A DNA window from Myripristis murdjan chromosome 19, fMyrMur1.1, whole genome shotgun sequence contains the following coding sequences:
- the c1qtnf1 gene encoding complement C1q tumor necrosis factor-related protein 1 has translation MTSPCVWILLLLWAWSAEAYRTPYDQRQEPESSRDQTDPWEYRRDGSPRDMRECRRCCDPGEEPPSQYVSQQPQQHPPYHIVPQINITILKGEKGDSGDRGPYGKSGKAGHMGPTGPPGIKGNKGSVGHPGEPCKSYFAAFSVGRKKALHSNDYYQTLVFDTELVNLYSHFNMFTGKFYCYVPGIYYFNLNVHTWNQKETYLHVMHNEREVVILYAQPSDRSIMQSQSLMLELERDDQVWVRLYKGERENAIFSDDFDTYITFNGHLIKPKNEV, from the exons ATGACCAGTCCCTGTGTGTGgatcctcctgctcctctgggcCTGGTCAGCTGAGGCGTACCGGACCCCTTACGACCAGAGACAAGAACCAGAATCCAGTCGGGACCAGACTGACCCCTGGGAATACCGGCGAGATGGCAG cCCCAGGGACATGAGAGAGTGCCGACGATGCTGCGACCCAGGAGAGGAGCCTCCCTCTCAGTATGTGAGCCAACAACCCCAGCAGCACCCACCGTACCACATAGTGCCACAGATCAACATCACTATACTCAAAG GTGAGAAGGGTGACAGCGGCGATCGAGGGCCCTATGGTAAATCAGGCAAAGCTGGCCACATGGGTCCCACGGGTCCTCCGGGGATTAAGGGTAACAAGGGCAGTGTGGGCCACCCTGGTGAACCCTGCAAGAGCTACTTCGCAGCGTTCTCTGTGGGTCGTAAGAAGGCTCTACACTCCAACGACTACTACCAGACTCTGGTATTTGACACAGAGCTAGTGAATCTCTACAGCCACTTCAACATGTTCACCGGAAAGTTCTACTGCTACGTGCCCGGCATCTACTACTTCAACCTGAACGTGCACACGTGGAACCAAAAGGAGACGTACCTGCACGTGATGCACAACGAGCGGGAGGTGGTGATCCTGTACGCCCAGCCTAGCGACCGCTCCATCATGCAGAGCCAGAGCCTGATGCTCGAGCTGGAGAGAGATGACCAGGTCTGGGTCAGGCTCTACAAAGGCGAGAGGGAGAATGCCATCTTCAGCGATGACTTTGACACCTACATCACCTTTAATGGACACCTGATAAAGCCCAAAAATGAGGTGTAG